TCGCCGAGGAGCACCACCTGGCTGGCCAGGTCGCTGCCCGGCTTGAGCAGCACCGGGTTGAACCGCAGGTCCGGGGTGAGGCCGCAGGCCGCCGCCTGCATCGCCTGGGCCCGGCCGATCTCGCCGCCCCGACCGTCCGGGCCGACCACCACGGCGGAGTTGTTCGACATGTTCTGCGCCTTGAACGGCGCGACCTTGACCCCGCGCCGGTACAGCCAGCGACAGATGCCGGCGGTGAGCACGCTCTTGCCGGCGTCGGAGGTGGTGCCCGCGACCAGCAGACCGCCGCTCACCGGCCCCTCCCCCGCCGCGCACCGACGGCCGTGGCGACGGTGGCGGCCAGGGCGGCCGATCCGCGCCGGCCCACGGCGCCCACCAGCCTGCCCCCGGTGAGCGGCCAGGCCGCCGCGATGCCGAGCGCGGCGAGGCCGACCGCGCCGGAGATCCGGGCGGCCCGCTTGAGGTGCCGCGCCTCGGGGCGGGGCCCGTCGCCGAGGTACGGGCGCACCTCGGAGCGGCCGAAGTAGACGTTGCGTCCGCCGAGCCGGACGCCGAGGGCGCCGGCCATGGCCGCCTCGCACTGACCGGCGTTCGGGCTGGGGTGGTCGTCGCGGTCCCGTCGCCAGACACGCCAGGCCCGGCCCCGGTCGCCGTGGGCCACCGGGGCGACGGCGATGGTGAGCAGGCCGGTCAGTCGGGCGGGCGCCAGGTTGAGCAGGTCGTCGAGGCGGGCCGACGGGGTGCCGAAGCGGGCGTACCGGGGGGACCGGTGGCCGACCATGGCGTCGAGGGTGTTGGCCGCCCGGTAGCCGAGCAGGCCGGGCAGGCCGGCGACCGCTCCCCAGAGCAGGGGCGCGACCACGGCGTCGGAGGTGTTCTCGGCGACCGACTCGACGGTGGCCCGGGCCAGTTCGGGCTCGTCGAGGGCGGACGGGTCCCGGCCGCAGAGGTTGCCCAGCCGGCCGCGGGCCGCGGGCAGGTCGCCGCCGCGCAGGGCGGCCCCCATCAGCTCGGCCTCGCGGCGCAGGGTGCGCCCGCCGAGCACCGTCCAGGTGCCGGCCGCGACCAGCAGGGCGCGGGCCAGCGGACGGCGTCGGGTGGCCACGGTGGCCGCCGCGCCGAGCAGGACCGGGGCGCCCACCGCGAGTGCGGTGAAGACCGCCCCGGCGGCACGGTCGGGGCGATGGATGCGCCGCTCCAGCGCACCGGCGGCCCGGCCGAACCCGGCCACCGGGTGCCAGCGGGCGGGGTCGCCGAGCAGGCTGTCCAGGGCGTACCCCGCCAGCAGTCCGGTCGCGTTCGCCACGGCGGTCGCCTGACGCACCTGTCACCACCTCCGGCCGGCCAGCCTAGCCGTACGCGGGGTGGCCACGTCGCCGTCGCCACCCCGCCCTCCGTCCCGCGTCGTCCGACCCGGATCGCCCGTGCCACGACCGCGCACGTCACCCGGGCTCGGGTCCACCGGCTCTCAGGCCGGCACCGGCACCCGGCCCCGGGTGCGCCGTCCACGGCCGGACCGGGCGACGGCGGCCTGTGCCGGCGCCGGGTCGAGGTCGCCCGGCTCCCCCGCGTCGGTGTCGTCGTCGCGCCGGTCATCCGGCGCCGGGTCGAGGTCGTCGTCGTGGGCCCGGCCGTCCTCGTCGTCGTCGAACGGGTCGGCCGAGCCCACCAGCCCGTCGCCGGCCGGGCCGCCGACGTCACCGGACAGGTCGTCGCCGGACAGGTCGTCGCCGGACAGGTCGTCGCCGGGCGAGCCGGGACCGTCGGGCAGCCCGT
This genomic interval from Micromonospora coxensis contains the following:
- a CDS encoding cobalamin biosynthesis protein; amino-acid sequence: MRQATAVANATGLLAGYALDSLLGDPARWHPVAGFGRAAGALERRIHRPDRAAGAVFTALAVGAPVLLGAAATVATRRRPLARALLVAAGTWTVLGGRTLRREAELMGAALRGGDLPAARGRLGNLCGRDPSALDEPELARATVESVAENTSDAVVAPLLWGAVAGLPGLLGYRAANTLDAMVGHRSPRYARFGTPSARLDDLLNLAPARLTGLLTIAVAPVAHGDRGRAWRVWRRDRDDHPSPNAGQCEAAMAGALGVRLGGRNVYFGRSEVRPYLGDGPRPEARHLKRAARISGAVGLAALGIAAAWPLTGGRLVGAVGRRGSAALAATVATAVGARRGRGR